The following proteins are encoded in a genomic region of Paenibacillus sp. FSL R7-0273:
- a CDS encoding cold-shock protein produces the protein MNYRKKPVEEVPEENTAIWACTNDDCNGWMRDNFAFEHAPSCPLCHAPMARNMKMLPQLVNSNGDLKSLKKGISIT, from the coding sequence ATGAACTACCGGAAGAAGCCTGTCGAGGAAGTACCGGAAGAGAATACCGCAATTTGGGCCTGTACCAATGATGATTGTAATGGATGGATGAGGGACAATTTCGCATTTGAACATGCGCCTTCTTGCCCCCTCTGTCATGCACCGATGGCTCGTAATATGAAGATGCTGCCGCAGCTGGTGAATTCCAACGGCGATCTGAAATCACTGAAGAAGGGTATTTCCATTACCTAA
- the cydC gene encoding thiol reductant ABC exporter subunit CydC — MKREGWFAPYASSYFWRFLLIIVLGSLTIFSASSLMYTSGLLISKSSIPPENILMVYVPIVGVRTFGTSRAVIHYVERLIGHDTILRILSKMRTRLYNILEPQALFLSSRFRTGDILGMLADDIEYLQNVYLRTVFPSIIALLIYAAAIIALGTFDLAFALLMGLYMLVLVVVLPLLSLLFTQRRQRQVKQERNRLYQKLTDAVLGMGDWMISGRQAQFVATYEADEREVARTDGALRSWARLRLFIGQAVVGLAVLSMLYWSAGEFAEGGIAGTLIAAFVLVVFPVADAFLPVSEAVEKIPQYRNSLERLNGVEAVEETVSRTAVESGSTAVAAQVRSIQSAGQARIELKSAGYRYAADAGWSVQNLSLELPQGRKIAVIGRSGAGKSTLLKMVQGVLAPAAGSVTINGLDASAYGEQIPQIIAVLNQSPHLFDTTVANNIRLGDPAASEEDIRKAAALAKLDTLISSLPEGYNTPVREAGQRFSGGERQRMALARILLQNTPVVVLDEPTVGLDPRTERELLATMFETMAGKTLIWVTHHLVGAEQMDEVIFMEDGRVEMRGTHAELMDREPRYRKLYELDRPVQFTDGDVPEQA; from the coding sequence TTGAAACGTGAAGGATGGTTTGCTCCTTATGCCTCCAGCTACTTCTGGCGGTTCTTGCTGATTATTGTCCTGGGGTCGCTGACGATCTTCTCAGCCTCGTCCCTGATGTATACCTCGGGCCTCCTGATCTCCAAGTCTTCTATTCCGCCCGAAAATATCCTGATGGTCTATGTGCCGATTGTCGGTGTGCGCACCTTCGGTACAAGCCGCGCTGTTATCCACTATGTGGAGCGGCTGATCGGCCACGATACCATTCTGCGCATACTGTCCAAAATGCGCACCCGTCTCTACAACATCCTGGAGCCGCAGGCATTGTTCCTGTCCTCCCGTTTCCGTACCGGGGATATTCTGGGTATGCTGGCTGATGATATTGAATACCTGCAGAACGTGTATCTCCGTACGGTATTCCCGAGCATTATTGCGCTGCTGATCTATGCAGCAGCAATCATTGCGCTGGGCACATTTGATCTGGCATTTGCTCTATTGATGGGGCTGTACATGCTGGTGCTGGTAGTTGTTCTTCCGCTGCTCTCGCTGCTGTTCACGCAAAGACGGCAGCGGCAGGTCAAGCAGGAGCGCAACCGGCTCTATCAGAAGCTGACCGATGCCGTTCTTGGTATGGGCGACTGGATGATCAGCGGACGGCAGGCCCAGTTCGTAGCCACCTATGAGGCAGATGAGCGGGAGGTTGCCCGCACGGACGGGGCACTGCGCAGCTGGGCACGCCTGCGGCTGTTCATTGGTCAGGCTGTAGTCGGGCTGGCAGTACTGTCGATGCTGTACTGGTCAGCTGGAGAATTCGCAGAAGGCGGCATTGCCGGAACGCTGATTGCTGCCTTTGTGCTGGTGGTGTTCCCGGTAGCGGATGCCTTTCTGCCGGTATCGGAGGCTGTCGAGAAGATTCCGCAATACCGCAATTCACTGGAGCGGCTGAACGGTGTGGAGGCTGTTGAGGAGACCGTGTCCCGGACGGCTGTTGAATCTGGCAGTACAGCGGTTGCAGCTCAGGTCCGGAGTATTCAGTCCGCAGGGCAGGCCCGCATTGAATTGAAGTCCGCCGGCTACCGCTATGCGGCAGATGCTGGCTGGTCTGTTCAGAATCTCAGCCTCGAGCTTCCGCAGGGCCGGAAAATTGCGGTTATCGGGCGCAGCGGAGCTGGCAAATCGACGCTGCTTAAGATGGTTCAGGGCGTGCTGGCTCCGGCTGCAGGCTCGGTTACAATCAACGGACTGGACGCTTCCGCCTACGGAGAGCAGATTCCGCAGATTATTGCTGTGCTGAACCAGAGCCCGCATCTGTTCGATACTACGGTAGCGAACAATATCCGGCTTGGCGATCCTGCTGCATCTGAGGAGGATATCCGCAAGGCGGCAGCGCTGGCGAAGCTGGATACGCTGATCTCTTCGCTGCCGGAAGGGTACAACACTCCGGTACGCGAAGCCGGGCAGCGCTTCTCCGGCGGTGAGCGCCAGCGGATGGCCCTGGCCCGGATTCTGCTGCAGAATACGCCGGTGGTTGTGCTCGATGAGCCGACGGTAGGCCTGGATCCGCGGACAGAACGCGAGCTGCTGGCGACGATGTTCGAGACGATGGCCGGCAAGACGCTGATCTGGGTTACCCATCATCTGGTCGGTGCAGAGCAGATGGATGAGGTTATCTTTATGGAAGACGGCCGGGTGGAGATGCGCGGCACTCATGCTGAGCTAATGGACCGTGAACCGCGTTACCGTAAGCTGTATGAGCTGGACCGGCCGGTTCAGTTCACGGATGGAGACGTTCCGGAACAGGCATAG
- the cydB gene encoding cytochrome d ubiquinol oxidase subunit II, whose product MLSLNELWFVLIAVLFIGFFFLEGFDFGVGMETQILAKNDTERRLLINSIGPFWDANEVWLLTGAGAMFAAFPNWYATLFSGFYIPFVFALLALIARGVAFEFRGKRDSQAWKKTWDVCIFFGSFLPPFLLAVVFASFIKGLPIDGDMQMYAGFFDIVNPYTVVAGITVVMLCLVHGLMFTTLRTVGDLQLRARKLGRTLLIPLAVLLAAFVVMTYFMTDIFEQRGTVLMILVVAGIAAFVLAGYFMSKKKDSWAFGMTGAVMALSVLSIFVGLFPRVMISSIDEAFSLTITNAASGQYSLKVMTIVALTLLPFVLGYQIWSYFIFHKRVHEKEHLEY is encoded by the coding sequence ATGCTTTCTCTTAATGAATTATGGTTTGTGCTGATTGCGGTTCTTTTTATCGGTTTCTTCTTCCTTGAGGGCTTCGACTTTGGAGTAGGCATGGAAACGCAGATTCTGGCCAAAAATGATACAGAGCGCCGGCTGCTGATCAATTCAATCGGGCCGTTCTGGGATGCTAACGAAGTATGGCTGCTGACGGGAGCCGGTGCGATGTTCGCCGCCTTCCCGAACTGGTATGCGACCTTGTTCAGCGGATTCTATATTCCGTTCGTGTTCGCGCTGCTGGCGCTGATTGCCCGCGGTGTCGCCTTTGAATTCAGAGGCAAACGGGATTCACAAGCCTGGAAAAAAACCTGGGATGTCTGCATTTTCTTCGGCAGCTTCCTGCCGCCGTTCCTGCTGGCTGTTGTCTTCGCAAGCTTCATCAAGGGGCTGCCGATTGACGGCGACATGCAGATGTATGCCGGATTCTTCGATATCGTTAATCCTTATACAGTAGTAGCGGGTATTACAGTGGTTATGCTCTGCCTGGTGCATGGACTGATGTTCACTACCCTCCGCACAGTTGGCGATCTGCAATTGCGGGCCCGTAAGCTGGGCCGGACACTGCTGATTCCGCTGGCAGTATTGCTGGCAGCCTTCGTTGTTATGACTTATTTCATGACCGATATCTTCGAGCAACGCGGGACGGTGCTGATGATTCTGGTCGTTGCAGGAATTGCTGCTTTTGTACTGGCCGGTTATTTCATGAGCAAAAAGAAAGACAGCTGGGCGTTCGGTATGACGGGGGCCGTAATGGCCTTGTCTGTACTGTCTATCTTTGTAGGACTGTTCCCGCGTGTCATGATCAGTTCAATTGATGAAGCGTTCAGCCTGACGATCACCAATGCCGCATCCGGCCAGTATTCGCTGAAGGTGATGACCATTGTGGCGCTTACCCTGCTGCCGTTCGTGCTTGGTTATCAGATCTGGAGCTATTTTATTTTCCACAAACGGGTTCACGAGAAGGAGCATCTTGAATACTAA
- a CDS encoding cytochrome ubiquinol oxidase subunit I: MDIVMLSRIQFASTTIFHYFFVPVSIGLALMIAIMETMYVRKGNEEYKRMAQFWGKLFLINFAVGVVTGILQEFQFGMNWSDYSRFVGDVFGAPLAIEALLAFFLESTFIGIWIFGWDKVSKKIHLLSIWMVALGTTLSAFWILTANSFMQHPVGFEINNGRAEMNDFLALITNGQLLVELPHTLLAAYATGAFLVTGISAYKMLKKQDVQFFRKSFEIAAIVGIVSSVGVAVAGHAQAQYLVETQPMKMAASEGLWEDSGDPAAWTVSAFIDPVNKVNSAEIKIPYMLSFLSYSKFSGEVKGMNTLQAEYEEAYGPGNYIPPVRTTFWSFRIMVAAGSLMVVFGLYAMYLMWRKKMERPNTWFLRFMFWGLLLPPIANTAGWIMTEIGRQPWTVFGLMTTEDSVSPNVSAGSVLFSVITFNAIYAVLGVVLVGLFIKVIKKGPYHMDNDHGVDHDPYSKEGTTHAFS; this comes from the coding sequence ATGGATATAGTAATGCTGTCGCGCATACAGTTTGCGTCGACGACGATCTTTCATTATTTCTTTGTACCGGTATCGATTGGCCTGGCTCTGATGATCGCGATTATGGAGACAATGTATGTCAGAAAGGGCAACGAAGAGTACAAAAGAATGGCACAGTTTTGGGGGAAGCTTTTCCTGATTAACTTTGCAGTTGGGGTAGTAACAGGAATTCTACAGGAGTTTCAGTTCGGAATGAACTGGTCGGACTATTCCCGTTTTGTCGGTGATGTGTTCGGGGCACCGCTGGCTATTGAAGCGCTGCTTGCCTTCTTCCTGGAATCGACCTTTATCGGAATCTGGATCTTCGGCTGGGATAAAGTATCCAAGAAGATTCATTTGCTGTCCATCTGGATGGTGGCGCTGGGAACAACGCTGTCGGCGTTCTGGATTCTCACGGCCAACTCGTTCATGCAGCATCCGGTCGGGTTCGAAATCAATAACGGACGGGCTGAAATGAATGATTTTCTGGCTCTGATTACTAACGGACAGCTGCTTGTTGAATTGCCGCATACCCTGCTGGCTGCTTATGCAACAGGCGCATTCCTGGTAACCGGGATCAGTGCTTATAAAATGCTCAAGAAGCAGGATGTCCAGTTCTTCAGAAAATCCTTTGAGATCGCAGCCATCGTCGGGATCGTATCCTCTGTCGGTGTAGCTGTTGCCGGTCATGCCCAGGCGCAGTATCTGGTGGAGACACAGCCGATGAAGATGGCGGCTTCCGAAGGACTATGGGAGGATAGCGGCGATCCTGCAGCATGGACGGTGTCTGCTTTTATCGATCCGGTCAACAAGGTGAATTCTGCCGAGATTAAAATTCCATATATGCTCAGCTTCCTGTCCTACAGCAAGTTCTCCGGTGAAGTTAAAGGGATGAATACGCTGCAGGCTGAATATGAAGAGGCATATGGACCCGGTAATTATATTCCGCCTGTGCGGACCACGTTCTGGAGCTTCCGGATCATGGTTGCCGCCGGCTCTTTAATGGTTGTGTTTGGATTATATGCGATGTACCTGATGTGGCGTAAAAAGATGGAGCGGCCGAACACCTGGTTCCTGCGCTTTATGTTCTGGGGTCTCCTGCTTCCGCCTATTGCAAATACGGCAGGCTGGATTATGACAGAAATCGGACGTCAGCCTTGGACTGTATTTGGCCTGATGACGACGGAAGACAGTGTATCGCCTAACGTTTCTGCAGGCTCTGTTCTGTTCTCGGTTATTACATTTAACGCAATTTATGCTGTTCTGGGTGTCGTTCTGGTTGGATTGTTCATTAAAGTGATCAAAAAGGGACCTTATCACATGGATAACGATCACGGCGTTGACCATGACCCGTATAGCAAGGAGGGAACCACGCATGCTTTCTCTTAA
- a CDS encoding M3 family oligoendopeptidase, with amino-acid sequence MQLTWDLSSIYPGFQSEPLRQDRRLVETMAGKLAAWAASQLPDGQDTSGIMEQFLKQYNAYKSIYLRLFSYAELIFSADSSNEQAVNLMDELEELSIGAEEARVSFSKWLAGVSAEDLEASLGDNAYLAEHSFYLRELQGKSQHLLSAEGEAVIARMQANGSKAWERLYMRTLSTLRTELELDGKSQSVSLSELRNLVYDLDAAVRKAAAAAEGEACRSVAEQSAACINAVAGEAAAVYGLRGYRSPLHKVLEASRMDEATLAVMLQAIRESLPVFHRYYKKKAELLGHSGALPFYDIFAPACGESSGMITYEQAQTMIVSGFSRFSAELGAFTQKVFDQRWIDAEPRSGKGSFGMCVDIFPVGESRMITSFHGNYIDVSVLAHEIGHAYHSSRLAGQSMVNSDYPVPVAETASIFCESLISSELLQSAPAGEADAILERSLADAGYYIVDFYARYCFESSLYERRQTGNLSVDELNELMLESMTAAYGESVLPDSIHPYQWISKAGYYMAGNEFLNFPYSFGLLFSKGLYAQYKKQGQAFVSRYEQFLSASSTRNVAEAAGLMDIDVHSPAFWRDALQVIAGDVEKFLEAE; translated from the coding sequence ATGCAGTTAACATGGGATTTGAGCAGCATCTATCCCGGCTTTCAGTCGGAGCCTTTGCGGCAGGACCGCAGGCTTGTGGAGACAATGGCCGGGAAGCTTGCAGCTTGGGCAGCCTCACAGCTACCGGATGGACAGGATACCTCCGGAATAATGGAGCAGTTCCTTAAACAATATAACGCTTATAAAAGCATTTACCTCCGCTTGTTCAGCTATGCGGAGCTGATCTTCAGCGCCGACAGCAGCAATGAGCAAGCCGTCAATCTGATGGATGAGCTGGAGGAGCTCAGCATCGGGGCGGAGGAAGCCCGGGTGAGCTTCAGCAAGTGGCTGGCCGGAGTTAGTGCGGAGGATCTGGAGGCGAGCCTGGGAGACAATGCTTACCTTGCGGAGCATAGCTTTTATCTGCGTGAGCTGCAGGGGAAGTCGCAGCATCTGCTGAGTGCAGAGGGCGAGGCGGTCATTGCCCGGATGCAGGCTAACGGCTCAAAGGCGTGGGAGCGGCTATATATGCGGACGCTGTCTACGCTGCGGACAGAGCTGGAGCTGGATGGAAAAAGCCAGAGTGTGTCGCTGTCAGAGCTGCGGAATCTGGTCTATGATTTGGATGCAGCGGTACGGAAGGCAGCGGCAGCGGCCGAGGGTGAAGCGTGCCGGAGTGTAGCGGAGCAGAGTGCGGCCTGTATTAATGCCGTCGCCGGTGAAGCGGCGGCAGTATATGGGCTGCGGGGATATAGATCGCCGCTGCATAAGGTGCTGGAGGCTTCGCGGATGGATGAAGCCACGCTTGCAGTAATGCTGCAGGCGATCCGGGAGAGCCTACCGGTGTTCCACCGGTATTATAAGAAGAAAGCAGAGCTGCTGGGACACTCCGGAGCGCTTCCGTTCTATGATATATTCGCCCCTGCCTGCGGGGAATCATCAGGTATGATCACCTATGAGCAGGCGCAGACGATGATCGTCTCCGGCTTCAGCAGGTTTAGTGCGGAGCTGGGCGCTTTTACACAAAAGGTGTTCGATCAGCGCTGGATCGATGCCGAGCCGCGCAGCGGTAAGGGAAGCTTCGGGATGTGTGTTGATATCTTCCCGGTTGGGGAGAGCCGGATGATTACCAGCTTCCACGGCAATTATATAGATGTGAGCGTGCTGGCGCATGAGATCGGGCATGCTTACCACAGCAGCCGGCTTGCCGGGCAGAGTATGGTCAATTCGGATTATCCGGTGCCGGTTGCCGAGACGGCCTCGATCTTTTGCGAGAGTCTGATCAGCAGTGAGCTGCTGCAGAGTGCCCCTGCCGGTGAAGCAGATGCTATTCTGGAGCGGAGTCTGGCGGATGCCGGATATTATATCGTTGATTTCTATGCACGGTATTGCTTCGAGAGCAGTCTATATGAGCGCAGACAAACCGGTAATCTTTCCGTGGATGAGCTAAATGAACTTATGCTGGAGTCGATGACCGCTGCTTACGGTGAGAGCGTGCTGCCGGACTCCATCCATCCCTACCAGTGGATCAGCAAGGCCGGATACTATATGGCAGGCAATGAGTTCCTCAACTTCCCGTACTCGTTCGGGCTGCTGTTCTCCAAGGGGCTATATGCGCAGTATAAAAAGCAGGGGCAGGCTTTTGTCAGCCGGTATGAGCAGTTTCTCTCAGCCTCCAGCACACGGAATGTTGCCGAGGCCGCCGGGCTGATGGATATTGATGTACATTCTCCGGCTTTTTGGCGGGATGCGCTCCAGGTGATTGCCGGGGATGTTGAGAAATTTTTGGAAGCTGAGTAA
- a CDS encoding cold-shock protein: MQTGTVKWFNAEKGFGFIEVEGGSDVFVHFSAITGEGFKTLDEGQRVEFNVVQGNRGPQAENVVKL; encoded by the coding sequence ATGCAAACAGGTACAGTTAAATGGTTCAACGCAGAAAAAGGATTCGGATTCATCGAAGTTGAAGGCGGAAGCGACGTATTCGTACACTTCTCCGCTATCACTGGCGAAGGATTCAAAACTTTGGACGAAGGCCAACGCGTTGAATTCAACGTTGTTCAAGGCAACCGTGGACCACAAGCCGAAAACGTTGTAAAACTGTAA
- a CDS encoding DUF2252 domain-containing protein — protein MVNQTITEGVIRTRTKLRRDLLISILDEFDGSIMALSHIDRAEKYGKMAQSAFSFYRGSAYLFYFDTTRQYFPYHSAPERPTWIQGDLHFENFGAFRSEDGDIVYDVNDFDEGYVGSYLYDLLRMAVSIALVGRQLGYGGAEQQSFIAGYAKAYARQIRRFCQGKDDPADYTVDENNARGPVKKLLRKLEKRRQSHFLEKVTAHMQSSRVFLENAELLIPDADEQAQLEQSWSFYKQTVVARKLQEEHYQIKDIAVKRGSGTASIGLDRYYILIEGGLEQEGTDDPVLELKEVRAPVPAYFMPYSESFWEAFAHQGKRVTATQQAMHHKADPYLGFLTMGGREFYVRERSPYKKRLKLEDITDADELTKVLELMGSLTAKMHARADADVDKGILDYHSEQEIARAMGSDTEAFARYIAEWAFGYANQVEKDYAMFKDWVTAEFGL, from the coding sequence ATGGTTAACCAGACGATTACCGAAGGGGTTATCCGCACACGCACGAAGCTGCGCAGAGACCTGCTGATTTCTATTTTAGATGAATTTGACGGAAGTATCATGGCTTTGAGTCACATCGACCGGGCTGAGAAATACGGCAAAATGGCGCAGAGCGCCTTTTCCTTTTACCGGGGCAGCGCCTATCTGTTTTATTTTGATACGACCAGGCAGTATTTCCCCTACCACAGCGCACCGGAGCGTCCGACCTGGATTCAGGGGGATTTGCATTTTGAGAATTTTGGCGCTTTCCGCAGCGAGGACGGGGATATTGTCTATGATGTGAATGATTTTGACGAGGGGTATGTCGGGTCTTATCTCTATGATCTGCTGCGCATGGCGGTCAGTATTGCTCTTGTGGGCAGGCAGCTTGGTTACGGCGGGGCGGAGCAGCAGAGCTTTATTGCCGGTTATGCAAAAGCCTATGCGCGGCAAATCCGCCGCTTCTGCCAGGGTAAGGATGATCCCGCTGATTACACAGTGGATGAGAATAACGCCAGGGGCCCGGTCAAAAAGCTGCTGCGCAAGCTGGAAAAACGCCGGCAGAGCCACTTTCTGGAGAAGGTTACCGCCCACATGCAGAGCAGCAGGGTGTTTCTGGAGAATGCCGAGCTGCTGATTCCTGATGCTGACGAGCAGGCCCAACTGGAGCAGTCCTGGAGCTTCTACAAGCAGACGGTAGTAGCGCGCAAGCTGCAGGAAGAGCATTATCAGATTAAGGATATTGCCGTCAAGCGCGGATCAGGAACGGCTTCCATCGGTCTCGACCGCTATTACATCCTTATTGAGGGCGGCCTAGAGCAGGAAGGGACAGATGATCCCGTGCTTGAGTTAAAAGAGGTCCGCGCTCCCGTCCCGGCCTACTTCATGCCGTATTCAGAATCCTTCTGGGAGGCCTTTGCCCATCAGGGCAAGCGGGTGACCGCTACCCAGCAGGCGATGCATCACAAAGCCGATCCTTACCTAGGGTTCCTGACTATGGGCGGGCGCGAATTCTATGTCAGAGAACGCTCTCCCTACAAAAAAAGACTGAAGCTGGAGGACATCACCGACGCGGACGAACTGACCAAAGTGCTGGAGCTGATGGGCAGCCTGACCGCCAAAATGCACGCCCGCGCTGATGCGGATGTGGACAAAGGAATTCTCGATTATCACAGCGAGCAGGAAATTGCCAGAGCTATGGGCTCCGATACAGAAGCTTTTGCCCGGTATATTGCTGAATGGGCCTTTGGCTATGCCAATCAGGTTGAGAAGGACTACGCCATGTTTAAGGATTGGGTTACCGCAGAATTCGGCCTATAG
- a CDS encoding CxxH/CxxC protein: MYVVCKEHVELAIDRFVDEYEDAPDVVDLKETEFSDWDPPAKCAECEKNGEYLVV; the protein is encoded by the coding sequence ATGTATGTAGTATGTAAAGAACACGTTGAGCTGGCCATCGACAGATTTGTGGACGAGTACGAGGATGCACCGGATGTTGTGGATCTGAAGGAGACGGAGTTCTCGGACTGGGACCCGCCGGCGAAATGTGCGGAATGTGAAAAGAATGGGGAATATCTGGTGGTCTAA
- the cydD gene encoding thiol reductant ABC exporter subunit CydD translates to MDKNLLGYKGVKPVFLIVGFLTLVQSLSILLLAKSLAEAVSALFAGEPLKEQGARMLLFLLAFLVRHACAMLMSRVSYRFAEATGSSMRRQMMDKLFQLGPRLAGDRGTGTLVTIVLEGVTKFRTYLELIIPRMVGMGITPWLLLVYIFMLDTSSGIILTLTMPIIIIFMILIGMTARKQMDRQLKSYRTLSNHFVDSLRGLETLKFLGRSRSHSGSIATVSDRYRSATMRTLRVAFLSSFALDFFTMLSVASVAVSLGLRLINEEMTLVTGLTILILAPEYFLPVRLVGADFHATLDGKEAGEAMKDIIDRETVKAEPISADGQTAAKPLQAGAFSWKPDSDLTLEGIGVQYEADGISSLAEVNLAFTGAAKIGIIGESGAGKSTLVDILGGFLHPTSGSLVINGNRVSSLTDEEWRKQTAYIPQRPYIFSGTLADNVRFYYPEATLEEVAAAVKAAGLSQLAASFPDGLNEMIGGGGRPVSGGQEQRIALARALLSSRPVMLLDEPTAHLDIETEYELKETMLPLFEGKLVFLATHRLHWMIDMDLIVVMQNGRVAEAGTHLELIRRRGAYYGLIQSQLEGIH, encoded by the coding sequence ATGGATAAAAATTTGCTTGGGTACAAAGGAGTTAAGCCGGTCTTTCTGATCGTTGGCTTCCTTACCCTGGTGCAAAGCCTTTCCATTCTTCTGCTGGCGAAATCGCTGGCAGAGGCTGTCTCGGCGCTGTTTGCGGGAGAACCGCTGAAGGAACAAGGGGCAAGAATGCTCTTGTTCCTTCTTGCGTTTCTTGTGCGTCATGCCTGTGCCATGCTGATGAGCCGTGTCTCCTACCGCTTCGCGGAGGCTACCGGCAGCAGCATGCGGAGACAAATGATGGATAAGCTGTTCCAGCTGGGACCAAGGCTGGCAGGCGACCGGGGAACAGGAACACTGGTTACAATTGTGCTGGAGGGAGTGACCAAGTTCCGTACCTATCTGGAGCTGATTATTCCGCGGATGGTTGGAATGGGGATTACACCATGGTTGCTGTTGGTTTATATCTTCATGCTTGATACATCAAGCGGGATCATCCTTACCTTAACAATGCCAATTATTATTATCTTCATGATCCTGATCGGAATGACCGCGCGCAAGCAGATGGACCGGCAGCTGAAGTCCTACCGGACGCTGTCCAATCACTTCGTTGATTCCTTGCGCGGGCTGGAGACACTGAAATTCCTCGGACGCAGCCGCAGCCACAGCGGGAGCATCGCTACAGTCAGCGACCGTTACCGCTCAGCAACGATGCGTACGCTGCGTGTAGCATTCTTGTCTTCGTTTGCGCTTGATTTCTTTACCATGTTATCTGTAGCCTCAGTTGCTGTAAGCCTCGGACTGCGGCTAATCAATGAAGAGATGACTCTGGTTACAGGTCTGACGATTCTGATATTGGCACCGGAATATTTCCTGCCGGTCCGGCTGGTCGGTGCCGACTTCCACGCTACATTAGACGGCAAGGAAGCTGGCGAAGCGATGAAGGATATCATTGACCGCGAGACCGTGAAGGCAGAGCCGATTTCAGCTGATGGACAGACCGCTGCGAAGCCGCTGCAAGCAGGGGCATTCAGCTGGAAGCCGGATAGTGACCTTACGCTTGAAGGAATCGGTGTTCAATATGAAGCGGATGGGATATCATCGCTGGCAGAGGTGAACCTTGCATTTACCGGCGCTGCCAAGATCGGCATTATCGGGGAAAGCGGGGCCGGCAAATCGACGCTGGTCGATATTCTGGGCGGTTTCCTGCACCCGACCTCAGGCAGCCTGGTTATTAACGGAAACCGTGTCAGTTCGCTTACGGACGAGGAGTGGCGTAAACAGACTGCATATATTCCGCAGCGGCCTTATATCTTCAGCGGGACTCTGGCTGATAATGTGCGGTTCTATTATCCGGAGGCAACGCTCGAAGAGGTTGCTGCAGCAGTGAAGGCTGCAGGGCTATCGCAGCTTGCCGCATCTTTCCCGGACGGATTAAACGAAATGATCGGCGGCGGCGGACGGCCGGTTAGCGGCGGGCAGGAGCAGCGCATTGCGCTGGCCCGGGCGCTGCTTAGCAGCCGTCCGGTCATGCTGCTCGATGAGCCTACCGCTCATCTGGACATTGAGACAGAATATGAGCTTAAGGAAACGATGCTTCCGCTGTTTGAAGGAAAGCTGGTATTCCTGGCAACCCACCGGCTGCACTGGATGATTGATATGGACCTGATTGTTGTTATGCAGAACGGCCGGGTGGCGGAGGCCGGCACACACCTTGAGCTGATCCGGCGCAGGGGTGCCTATTATGGGCTTATTCAAAGCCAACTGGAGGGAATCCATTGA